A genomic stretch from Burkholderia pyrrocinia includes:
- a CDS encoding FUSC family protein, producing MRYSVEIRKFLYSQYFFGGLRIAVGVSLPAVLCLIVFHNRELGFTISTGALGACVVDMPGPLKYKHNEMLACSVIGFLAALATGLATPNIFALWLTIVPLTFVLSLIVVYGNRWPQISFATLFMMVMTLEEQFTPLQALVNAGWILAGGLWYTYWATLVSRWQARRIEQQALAESLFACADYLLARAQFYDLDADLDECYRNLVARQITAVETQETARDIVLRNLPKLRRGKLDPGRTTMYNLFINSVDLHELFVGAHTDYPLVRNTFGGSDLIIFYRDLIRKAAADLEEIGLAVLENRAPHSRISVKAELRAIEYEIELMRKKNFAATNAEAYAAVLATFRRIWSATRLIERMRRNLSGHADPQQTELKIDKALTRFLQRRRMSPLLIFSNLNMSSPSLRHALRVTIAVAVGFWLGRLLPLTNAYWIVMTTIIILKPGYSLTKQRNAQRIVGTLIGCAASIALIYTVKEPHLLIAIMFGSMVMSYSLLLFNYAASVVFTSSYVLLMFHLLAPGSMRIIGERAIDTVVGCMIAIAASRLFPYWEYRLMGKQVADMLTATRKYFEAVWRVGRGASSPPVPAADGAAVVPVIAAAVETPAASLDDDYRYRLARKDVHIAFANLGQAFQRMMIEPKAHQRFVPELNDLLVQTHVLGAQITAAAPLIRNACSADGSLVHDDALQRGLAAVLDNLEKAEAGEPPPAHQLEASKQITRDLDAMVVSAEKSDAVGAELTHDLKVLAHQCKQMLASSLLIRKDASVIRLPA from the coding sequence ATGCGCTATTCGGTCGAAATCAGAAAGTTTCTCTACAGCCAGTACTTTTTCGGCGGCCTGCGGATCGCGGTCGGCGTTTCACTGCCGGCCGTGCTGTGCCTGATCGTGTTTCACAACCGCGAGCTCGGCTTCACGATCTCGACGGGCGCGCTCGGCGCGTGCGTCGTCGACATGCCGGGCCCGCTGAAGTACAAGCACAACGAAATGCTCGCGTGCAGCGTGATCGGCTTCCTGGCCGCGCTCGCCACCGGCCTCGCGACACCGAACATCTTCGCGCTGTGGCTCACGATCGTGCCGCTCACGTTCGTGCTGTCGCTGATCGTCGTCTACGGCAACCGCTGGCCGCAGATCAGCTTCGCGACGCTGTTCATGATGGTGATGACGCTCGAGGAGCAATTCACGCCGCTGCAGGCGCTCGTCAACGCCGGCTGGATTCTCGCGGGCGGCCTCTGGTATACGTACTGGGCCACGCTCGTGTCGCGCTGGCAGGCGCGCCGGATCGAGCAGCAGGCGCTGGCCGAAAGCCTGTTCGCATGCGCGGACTACCTGCTCGCGCGCGCGCAGTTCTACGATCTCGATGCCGATCTCGACGAGTGCTACCGCAATCTCGTCGCGCGGCAGATCACCGCGGTCGAAACGCAGGAAACCGCGCGCGACATCGTGCTGCGCAACCTGCCGAAGCTGCGGCGCGGCAAGCTCGATCCCGGCCGCACGACGATGTACAACCTGTTCATCAACAGCGTCGACCTGCACGAGCTGTTCGTCGGCGCGCATACCGACTACCCGCTCGTGCGCAACACGTTCGGCGGCTCGGATCTGATCATTTTCTACCGCGACCTGATCCGCAAGGCGGCCGCCGATCTCGAGGAGATCGGCCTCGCGGTGCTCGAGAACCGCGCGCCGCATTCGCGGATCAGCGTGAAGGCCGAACTGCGCGCGATCGAGTACGAGATCGAGCTGATGCGCAAGAAGAACTTCGCAGCCACCAACGCGGAAGCGTATGCGGCCGTGCTCGCGACGTTCCGGCGCATCTGGAGCGCGACGCGCCTGATCGAACGGATGCGCCGCAACCTGTCGGGCCACGCCGATCCGCAGCAAACCGAACTGAAGATCGACAAGGCGCTCACGCGCTTCCTGCAGCGCCGCCGGATGTCGCCGCTGCTGATCTTCTCGAACCTGAACATGAGCTCGCCGAGCTTGCGCCACGCGCTGCGCGTGACGATCGCGGTGGCGGTCGGCTTCTGGCTCGGCCGGCTGCTGCCGCTCACGAACGCGTACTGGATCGTGATGACGACCATCATCATCCTGAAGCCCGGCTATTCGCTGACCAAGCAGCGCAACGCACAGCGTATCGTCGGCACGCTGATCGGCTGCGCGGCGAGCATCGCGCTGATCTACACGGTGAAGGAGCCGCACCTGCTGATCGCGATCATGTTCGGGTCGATGGTGATGAGCTACAGCCTGCTGCTGTTCAATTACGCGGCGAGCGTCGTATTCACGTCGTCGTACGTGCTGCTGATGTTCCACCTGCTCGCGCCGGGCAGCATGCGGATCATCGGCGAGCGCGCGATCGACACCGTGGTCGGCTGCATGATCGCGATCGCGGCGAGCCGGCTGTTCCCGTACTGGGAATACCGGCTGATGGGCAAGCAGGTCGCCGACATGCTCACGGCGACCCGCAAGTATTTCGAGGCCGTGTGGCGCGTCGGGCGCGGTGCGTCGTCGCCGCCCGTGCCCGCCGCCGACGGCGCGGCCGTGGTGCCGGTCATCGCCGCGGCGGTCGAGACGCCGGCCGCGAGCCTCGACGACGACTACCGCTACCGCCTCGCGCGCAAGGATGTGCACATCGCGTTCGCGAACCTCGGGCAGGCGTTCCAGCGGATGATGATCGAGCCGAAGGCGCACCAGCGTTTCGTGCCCGAGCTGAACGACCTGCTCGTGCAGACGCACGTGCTCGGCGCGCAGATCACGGCCGCCGCGCCGCTGATCCGCAACGCGTGCTCGGCCGACGGCAGCCTCGTCCACGACGACGCGCTGCAGCGCGGCCTTGCTGCCGTGCTCGACAATCTCGAGAAGGCCGAAGCCGGCGAGCCGCCGCCTGCCCATCAGCTCGAAGCGTCGAAACAGATCACGCGCGATCTCGACGCGATGGTCGTGTCGGCGGAAAAATCCGACGCGGTCGGCGCCGAGCTCACGCATGACCTGAAGGTGCTTGCGCACCAGTGCAAGCAGATGCTCGCGTCGTCGCTGCTGATCCGCAAGGACGCGAGCGTGATCCGCCTGCCTGCCTGA
- the recC gene encoding exodeoxyribonuclease V subunit gamma, producing MLHLFYSNRHETLADALLEDLAAFPARNGPWAPQQVIVPSAALRRRLELDIAARNGVCANVEFTYLAQWLWAQIGRVLTVPARSPFAPDRLVWRCYRLFAQAADGAPWLASPRLAAYLSASDDAMRYELAHRVAAVLDHYLTYRPEWLAAWQAGESVLAGDGAPRGIGDAARDDERWQAALWRALLAELSDSGTPPAHRFLVEARHLDADAVARADWPESVSVFALPTMPPLHVALLRELSRWIDVRVYALNPCREFWFDIVTAAHAEALDAAGRLDYQEVGHPLLAEWGRQTQAQLHMLHELTESAAVGDASRFVENPAPTWLARVQNAILELQPEAEAGDAPAERGIEVHVCHSLARQLEVLHDRLLAWFDADASLQPSDVLVAVADLAAAGPLIDAVFGTAGAGGACVPYRITGLPPSQANPVARVLLDWLALPERQVGAPELVEWLRVDAVAARYGIDAAALETVQTWLAAAGARRGLSPRASDDAAVPAPRHTFSDALARLFLGYAMPEGAAPVGAWLPIEAATGSEAELLGRLARFTDDLDGFARRLAESHTPRGWSELFADTLARFFDSGAAYADALAGVRDALDAMLAAMTEGAPDEALPAAVVRAGLAAALDDPARGGVPWGGVTFSSLTSLRGLPYRVVCLLGMDDGVLPSLSRADEFDLMAVLPKLGDRQRRDDERNLFLDLLLAARDRLLIAYTGRSIRDNAPLPPAALVDELLDHLALVTAGPDAAPDAVDAARRAFIVEHPLQPFAAAYFQPGSGLVSYDAERATLASLLAADASRDGSREPPFFAQPLPAEPVEPVAFSEFERFWRHPARALLRARLGIVLADAQAELLDTEPFALDFAGSDALAERVLPLLIESDDGAAHDHALRIADASPELPGGATGAVWRDQALGSMTRLASNVRRALADGIERRPFSLVIVPAWPDTEQALFGADDAMLSGDAVSAPLELHGTLNRLTPAGQIIYRYARSSARDYLSAWLAHLVYCAVEPGGPRRTLWFGSGGAFELTPVAAPLERLAPLAALFRAGRRMPLRFFPRSAWARVSDGEAKAASVWINERVVSEADDPAIAIAWRGAHASLDEPFGTLARLVFEPLVEHLKEVA from the coding sequence ATGCTCCATCTTTTCTATTCGAATCGTCACGAAACGCTGGCCGATGCGCTGCTCGAGGATCTGGCCGCGTTCCCGGCCCGCAACGGCCCGTGGGCGCCGCAGCAGGTCATCGTGCCGAGCGCGGCGCTGCGCCGCCGTCTCGAGCTCGACATCGCCGCGCGCAACGGCGTGTGCGCGAACGTCGAGTTCACGTATCTCGCGCAATGGCTGTGGGCGCAGATCGGCCGCGTGCTGACGGTGCCCGCGCGTTCGCCGTTCGCGCCCGACCGCCTCGTGTGGCGCTGCTACCGGCTGTTCGCGCAGGCGGCCGACGGCGCGCCGTGGCTCGCGTCGCCGCGGCTCGCCGCGTATCTGTCCGCTTCCGACGACGCGATGCGCTACGAGCTCGCGCATCGCGTCGCGGCCGTGCTCGATCATTACCTGACCTATCGCCCCGAATGGCTGGCCGCGTGGCAGGCCGGCGAGTCGGTGCTCGCGGGCGACGGCGCGCCGCGCGGGATCGGCGACGCCGCACGCGACGACGAGCGCTGGCAGGCCGCGCTGTGGCGCGCGCTGCTCGCGGAACTGAGCGACAGCGGCACGCCGCCCGCGCACCGCTTCCTCGTCGAAGCGCGCCATCTCGATGCCGACGCGGTCGCGCGCGCCGACTGGCCGGAATCGGTCAGCGTGTTCGCACTGCCGACGATGCCGCCGCTGCACGTCGCGCTGCTGCGCGAGCTGTCGCGCTGGATCGACGTGCGCGTCTACGCGCTGAACCCGTGCCGCGAATTCTGGTTCGACATCGTGACCGCCGCGCATGCCGAGGCGCTCGATGCGGCCGGCCGGCTCGACTACCAGGAAGTCGGTCATCCGCTGCTCGCCGAGTGGGGCCGGCAGACGCAGGCGCAACTGCACATGCTGCATGAGCTGACCGAAAGCGCCGCGGTGGGCGATGCGTCGCGTTTCGTCGAGAATCCCGCGCCGACGTGGCTCGCGCGCGTGCAGAACGCGATCCTCGAACTGCAGCCGGAGGCCGAAGCCGGCGATGCGCCGGCCGAACGCGGGATCGAGGTGCACGTGTGCCACAGCCTCGCGCGCCAGCTCGAGGTGCTGCACGACCGGCTGCTCGCGTGGTTCGATGCCGACGCGAGCCTGCAGCCGTCCGACGTGCTCGTCGCGGTGGCCGACCTCGCGGCGGCCGGGCCGCTGATCGATGCGGTATTCGGCACGGCCGGCGCCGGCGGCGCGTGCGTGCCTTACCGGATCACCGGCCTGCCGCCGTCGCAGGCGAACCCGGTCGCGCGCGTGCTGCTCGACTGGCTCGCGCTGCCGGAGCGGCAGGTCGGCGCGCCGGAGCTGGTCGAATGGCTGCGCGTCGATGCGGTGGCTGCGCGCTACGGCATCGATGCGGCCGCGCTCGAGACGGTGCAGACCTGGCTCGCGGCCGCCGGCGCGCGGCGCGGGCTGTCGCCGCGCGCCAGCGACGACGCGGCCGTGCCTGCGCCGCGCCATACGTTCTCCGATGCACTCGCGCGGCTCTTTCTCGGCTATGCGATGCCCGAAGGCGCGGCGCCGGTCGGCGCGTGGCTGCCGATCGAGGCGGCCACGGGCAGCGAGGCCGAACTGCTCGGCCGGCTCGCGCGTTTCACCGACGATCTCGACGGCTTCGCGAGGCGGCTCGCCGAGTCGCACACGCCGCGCGGCTGGAGCGAGCTGTTCGCCGACACGCTCGCGCGCTTCTTCGATTCGGGCGCCGCGTATGCGGATGCGCTTGCGGGCGTACGCGACGCGCTCGACGCGATGCTGGCCGCGATGACGGAGGGCGCGCCCGACGAAGCGCTGCCGGCGGCCGTCGTCCGCGCGGGGCTTGCCGCGGCGCTCGACGATCCGGCGCGCGGCGGGGTGCCGTGGGGCGGCGTCACGTTCTCGTCGCTGACGAGCCTGCGCGGCCTGCCGTACCGCGTCGTCTGCCTGCTCGGGATGGACGACGGCGTGCTGCCGAGCCTCTCGCGCGCGGACGAATTCGACCTGATGGCCGTGTTGCCGAAGCTCGGCGACCGACAGCGCCGCGACGACGAGCGCAACCTGTTTCTCGACCTGCTGCTCGCCGCACGCGATCGGCTGCTGATCGCGTATACGGGCCGCAGCATTCGCGACAACGCGCCGTTGCCGCCCGCGGCACTCGTCGACGAACTGCTCGACCATCTCGCGCTCGTCACGGCCGGGCCCGACGCGGCGCCGGATGCGGTCGATGCCGCGCGGCGCGCGTTCATCGTCGAGCATCCGCTGCAACCGTTCGCGGCTGCGTATTTCCAGCCCGGCAGCGGGCTCGTTTCCTATGACGCCGAGCGCGCGACGCTCGCGTCGCTGCTGGCCGCCGACGCGTCGCGCGACGGCTCGCGAGAACCGCCGTTCTTCGCGCAGCCGCTGCCGGCCGAACCGGTCGAGCCCGTCGCGTTCAGCGAATTCGAGCGCTTCTGGCGGCATCCCGCGCGGGCGCTGCTGCGCGCACGGCTCGGCATCGTGCTCGCCGATGCGCAGGCCGAACTGCTCGACACGGAGCCGTTCGCGCTCGACTTCGCCGGCAGCGATGCGCTCGCCGAGCGCGTGCTGCCGCTCCTGATCGAATCGGATGATGGGGCCGCGCACGATCATGCGCTGCGCATTGCGGACGCGAGCCCCGAGTTGCCGGGCGGCGCGACGGGCGCCGTGTGGCGCGACCAGGCGCTCGGCTCGATGACTCGGCTTGCGTCGAACGTGCGCCGTGCGCTGGCCGACGGCATCGAGCGGCGGCCGTTTTCGCTCGTCATCGTGCCCGCCTGGCCCGATACGGAGCAGGCGCTGTTCGGCGCCGACGACGCGATGCTGTCTGGCGACGCGGTCAGCGCACCGCTCGAACTGCACGGCACGCTGAACCGGCTGACGCCGGCCGGGCAGATCATCTACCGCTATGCACGGTCGAGCGCGCGCGACTACCTGTCCGCGTGGCTCGCGCATCTCGTCTACTGTGCGGTCGAACCGGGCGGCCCGCGCCGCACGCTGTGGTTCGGCAGCGGCGGTGCGTTCGAGCTGACGCCCGTCGCGGCGCCGCTCGAACGGCTCGCGCCGCTTGCCGCGCTGTTTCGCGCAGGGCGGCGCATGCCGCTGCGGTTTTTCCCGCGCAGTGCGTGGGCGAGGGTGTCCGATGGCGAAGCCAAGGCCGCGAGCGTCTGGATCAACGAGCGCGTCGTGAGCGAAGCC